ACGAGCAGCGGCAGCAGACCGACCAGGACGAGGAGTACGACGCTGAGCAGCACGCTGGTGCCGCTGGGCTCCGGGCGCAGGAAGGACAGCCATCCGGGTACGCCCGCGAACAGCGCCGTCTCGCCCGTCAGCCAGGTCACCGGGTAGTCCCCGATCGGCGTCAGCAGCGTTCCGCTCAGCGACGGTAGGAAGTCCGGGTGGAGCATGTTGCCCCAGAACCAGTAGCCGACGAACAGCACCCGGAACAGCGGCGCGGTGACCACCAGCGGGGCCACCATGGCGAAACCGGCCACGAAGGCCAGGCCGGGCAACATGATCAGGCCGAACGCCAGCACCGCCCAGCCGAGCATCAGCGGGTCGCTCCGGTGCACGCTCTCGTACCCACCGGCGACGAGCATCACCAGCAGCGCGGGCAGCGCGGTGGCGGCCAGCCCGCCGAGATACTTGCCGGTCAGCAGCACCCTCGGCCCGAGGGGCAGGCTCTCCAGCAGCCCGGCGGTGTTCAGCCGGCGGTCCCGGAGCAGCCGGTCCGCCAGCACCATGCCGAACCCGATCGGGACGACGATCCCGAACAGCAGCGCCCAACCCGCCATCACCTCGGACGCGGGGGCATCGGCCTCTGTGTAGCGGGGACCCCGGTCTCCCTGGGTCAAGGCGATCACTCCGGCCAGGAGCAGCATCGCCAGCCACAGCGAGCGCTTACGGGCCTGCATCCGGAACTCGTACCGGCAGACCGCGAGCAGTTCCGACACGCCGTTCACTCCTCTTCCTCGGTCAACAACGAATGGGGCCGGCGCAGCAGCAGTACGACGACCGCGACGAACAGCAGGCCGGAGCCGATCAGCGCGAGCCGGTTCGTCAGCCAGTCCTCCCCGACTCCCACCCGGCTGGTGGTGAACAGGAAGAACGGCCGGGTCCACTCCAGGCCGACGAACGACTGCGCGAACAACTGCTCGCCCAGCCACAGCGCGCAGACCATGCTGGTGGCCAGGACGACACTGCGCCCGAGCATTCCGACCAGCACCGTCAGGCCGGTCAGCCAGAGCATCGGCGGGGCCCAGACCAGCGGCGAGGCCAGGATGCTCGGCCCGGTCCACCAGCCGGAGAGCCAGAGCCCGGCCGAGAAGGTCACCGCGCACACCGCACCGGCCAGCGCCAGCACCCCGAGCCGGCGGCCGAGCGTGCCGGCGTACCGGGCGGGCAGCGAGAGTTGCAGCTCGCGGCAGCCGTCCCGGGCCACGATGGTCACCGCCGCCATCCCGACCGTCAGCGGCAGAATCGCCTCCAGACCGGTGAGCAGGAGCTGAGCGACCTGGTCACGCCCCGCTCCGCCGGAGCCGGCGAGCAGCGCCATCGCGGTGGTGACGAGCAGCGCCGCCGGGGGTGCCACGCCGGCCGCCCAGCCGGCCCGGCGCGACTCGTACCGCCAGAGCGGAAGGCGATGCGTCGGCATCGGTTGCAGGAGTTGAGCTTTCACGTATCTGGGTGGGACGGAACGCGTCCGAGGTTCACCGGTTCGACGAGTGATCCGGGCCACAGATCCCGGGCCGCCGTCCCCGCCGTCTCATCGTCCGTACGCCCGGGCCGGGGCGGTGGGCAGGTACGGCACCACCGCGACCGTGCCGGCGATCAGCAACGCCGCGACCAGGAGTATCGGTCCGCTGGTCTGCCAGAGGAACTCGACCAACTGGTCCATCGCCCCGTCGACGGCGCCGGAGCCGGAACCGGCCAGCATCCGCAGTGCCCAGAGTGTCGTCACAACCCCGATGCCGATCGCCGGTCGCCACAGCACCGACAGTGCGAAGCTGACCGCCGAGAGCAGCGCCATCGGCCCGAGCCAGGCCGCGAAAAGTCCGAGCGGCCCACCGGTGTCGAACCAGGCGAGGCCGAGGGAGGCGACCGAGGCCGTCGCGAAGATCGTGCCCAGCACCACGGTGAGCCGGGCCAGCAGCACCGCTCGTACCCCGGTGGGACTGGCCGCGATCAGTTCGCCCGCCGGATCGGCACCGCTGCCGCAGGCGGCGGCCAGCCCCAACGCCGCGACCAGCGGCATCACGATGGCCAGGACCGAGCCGGACGACCCCGGCGGCACCCATGCCGCGAAGCCCGTGCCGACTCCGAGCACCACCCCGGCGACCGGCCAGATGCGGCGGTCGATCAGTCGCCGCTGGTGGGTCAGGATCCGCACCGCCCGGGCCGGGGCGGCGGCGCCGAGCACACCCGAATACCGGGGTACGACCGTCCGCGCGCCCTCGTCCCCGATGCCCTGCCGCCGCGTCCGTCGCCGTTCCGGCAGCCGGGACAGCACCGCGTCGAGCAGCCCGGCCGGGGGTACGGCGACCGCCGCCACGTGTTCACCGACCGCTCCCGCCACCCGTCGCCACGCCGCCGCCTCCTCGGCACAGCCGCGGCATTCCGCGAGGTGCCGGGCGACCTGTCCGGCCCGTTCGTCCGGCAACGTCCCGGCGACGAAGGCCGCCAGCAGTTCCTCCGGATGCGTCATCGCCCCGTCTCCCTTCCGGAAATCCTGGCCATGGCAGCGTCGACCGGCAGTGCCCGGGCGAGGACGGCGCGGGCGTGGAACAGCCGGCTCTTCACGGTTCCGACCGGGATGCCTAGAACCTCGGCGATCTCCGCGTGCGCCAGTCCGGCGCCGAAGGCCAGATCGAGCACCTCCCGCTGGGCGGGAGCCAGCCCGGCCAGGGCGGTCGCGACCGCTCGGGCGTCGGCCCGGGCCAGCGCCACCGCTTCCGGCCCCGGTTCACCGGCCGGGACCTCGGCGGCGGCCTCCATCGGCAGTGGTGCCGGCCGCTTTCCCGGAAGCCGGCCCAGCGCCTGCCGGCGGCAGATGCCGAACAGCCAGGTACGCACCGTGGACCGGGCCTCGAAGGAGTCGGCGCCCCGCCAGAGGGCCAGGAAGGTGTCCTGCAACGCCTCCTCCGCCCGCCCCCGGTCGGCGAGCAGCCCTTGGGCGTACGCCAGCAGCGGCTGGCCGTGTCTGGCGTACAGCGCCTCGAGGGCTCGCTGGTCACCATCGGCCACCCGGTGCAGCAAAGACCGGTCGACGTCGTCCATCCCGTCCTGGGTAGCCCGTCGACGGGCCGAGGTTCAGTATCCCGGCCCAGATGTGCCGCTGGTCACAGTCGAGTACGCCCAATGGCGGTACGAAGCGGGCAGAACGCCGCCGACCGGAACGGCTAACCGGTAGTGATTCGAACACGTTCCGAGATGCGATCATGGGAAATGATCATGTAACACCGAGGAAAATCCAGACCCGGACGATGCCCGGTACCCCCAACCCCCCGCCTGGAGGTCGTCATGTCCAGCCTGAAAGCCCGCCTCAGACCCACACCGCGACGGCTGACCGCCGTACTCGTTCCGGTGCTCACCGCTGCGCTCACCGCCACCGTCGTCACCCTCGTCCAGCGCTCCCCCGAGCCGGCGGCGCTCGCCCTGCCGCCGATCAGCGGGGCGGTGTCGGCGGTCACCGGACCGACCGAGATCCGCAGCGTCGCGTACGGCCAGGCGGTGGCCGCGGCCAAGGCCAGGAAGCCCAAGGTCACGGTGATCGGCACGGGTGGAACGATCTCCGGCGTCGCCACCTCCCGGAGCAGCTTCACCGACTACCAGTCCGGCCGGGTCGCGATCGGGGACATGGTCGCCCGACTGCAACCGGAGATCGGCCAGGTCGCCGACGTCACCACCGTGCAGTTCGGCAACAAGGGCTCCGGCAGCTACACCATCGCCGAGTTCCACGCCCTCACCCTGGCGGTCGAGACGGCGCTGAAGACCTCCGACGGGGTCGTGGTGACCAGCGGCACCGACACGATGGAGGAGTTCGCGTACTGGCTCGACCTGACCGTGCAGAACCGCAAGCCGGTGGTGATGACCGGTGCGATGCGGCCCTGGGCGGCGGTGACCCCGGACGGTCCGCAGGTGATCGGCGCCGACGGCCCGGCCAACCTCTACAACTCGATCGTGCTGGCGGCCAGCCAGTCCACCTACTGCTACGGCACCGTGCTGCTGCTCGGCGACGAGTTCCACGCCGCCCGGGACGTGACCAAGACCAGTTCCTACCGGATGGACACCTTCCAGACCCGCGAGCTGGGCGTACTGGGGTGGATCGACGGGCCCAACATCAAGGTCGGTCGGGCACCCGCCCGGGTCGACGACTGCGACGCGAAACAGCGCTGGACGACTCCGTTCAACCTGTCGAGGATCGCGCCGACCGCGGTGCCCCGGACCGAGGTCGTCTACGGCTACCAGCAGGCCGGCGGTGAGGCGATCACGGCGTTCGCCGACGCCGGGGTGAAGGGGATCGTCACGGCGGGCACCGGATCCGGTGGCCTCTCCTCGGCGCAGAGCGCCGCCCGGACCGCCGCCGCCGCGAAGGGCGTCGTCTTCGTCAGTACGACGCGGACCGGCTCCGGCTCGGTCTACGGCGGCAGCAGCACCTCACCGATCATCGCCGGGGACGACCTGCTGCCGCAGAAGGCACGGCTGCTGCTCATGCTCAGCCTCGCCTTCGCGCCGAACGACGTACCGAAGGTGCGGGACTGGGTGACCACGCTCGGCAACCCCGAGTGGAACACCGTACCCAGGGGCAGCCCTCGGGACTGACCAGTGAGGACGTGGTGCCGGAAGCCTGCGGGGCTCCGGCACCACGCACCCCCCTCCGGAGCCGCCCGGCTCAGCTCGGCGAGATCACGACCTCGGTCCAGTTGCGCCGGTCCGCCGAGCCCACCCCCAGCAGCAGGCGATGCGGTTCGGACCGGGCGGTCAGGGCGAGGGCACCGTCGGCGAGCAGGTCGACCTGGTCCAGTCCGGCCGGTGGGCGTGGGTCCGTCGACCATCCGCCCTCGGCGGAGGCGTACCCGAATCCGCCCGGACCGGCGACAGCGAGCCTGCCACCGCCCACGGCCGCGGCCCAGTACCGGCCCGGCGCCGTCGGGTGGCCCGTGGCCGGCACGACCAGCCAACGATCACCGACCAGCCTCCGCAGTTCCGGGAACACCGCCGGCCGGAGGACCGGAACCACCCAGGCGTCGGCGCCGTCGAGGCTGCCGTGCAGCGTCGCCCGGCCGCCGACCTCGAGCGGGTCCATCCAGGTCCAGGTCCGGCCCTCGTCCGTGGTTACCACGGACTGCAACCTCGGCGGGGGACGGTCCGGTTGACGGCGCCCGGGCTCCCACATCGTCAGGACCAACCGCCCGGCCAGGGCTGCCGCCTGCGGCCTGATCCCGGCTTCACCGTCCAGCTCGACCGGCGCACTCCGGCGCACGACGGCGCCGGTCGCCCGGTCCAGGGTCAGTACCTGATAGCCGGCGCAGCTCTCGACCCGTGGCAGTGCGCAGACGACCCGGGCGTTGGTCGGGACCACCTGCCCGAGCTCACCCCTGCCGTCCAGCACGATCGGTCCGTCCCGCTCCCGCGACTCGACGAACGACATCCCCGCGTCCACGGACTGGTAGAAGCGCCTGCCGGCGAAGAGCACGACCTCGCGCGGGCCGCCCGTCGTCAGGATCCAGTCACCACTCTCGGCGAGCGGCAGGACGCGTGGGGACCAGGTACGGCCGCCGTCGGCGGTCGCCAGCAGGGCGCCCCGGCACCGCCGCTCGGGCAGCCGGAGTCCGGGCGTGGCCGCCCGGTAGGGGCAGTCCGACAACACGGCGTAGCCGTGTTCGGCGTCGTGGAACACGGTCAGGTAGGGACGCAGCCCGGGACCGACCCGGATCGACGCCACCACCCGCTCCACCGTGTCCCGTACCGGAACGGCCGGGGCGGACGGGCTCGATTCCGTGTCCGACGGACGGCTCGACGACCCGGGTCCGCGAGGCTGGTCACACGCCACCACCGCCACCAGTACGGTCATCAGCACGCTCAGGCCCGCTCGTCTGTTCAATCCCACTCCCCCGGTCCGGCCGGCGCCCCTCCGCTCGGGGCCGCACGATGCGACGCGGACATGGACGGTAGCCGATTGACGTCGAACGGGTGGTCCGTCGCCCGACCGGCCGGTCACAGCACCGGTCGGCGTACTCCAGGCGATCCCCGGGCCGTCGCGGAGGGCCGGTCCGGTACGGGTCGCGACGGCTCAGTCGGCCAGCCGGAACGCGAGCGCTATCGTCCAGTTGTGCGGGTCGGCCTCTACCCTCGGGTCGGTCTCGTAGGTCTCGGTCCGGCAGCCCCACCGCTGCCCGCGCTCGGTGTCGGAGACATCCCACCGCAGGCCACGATGCTCCGCCCAGTCCAGCAGTCGCCGGTTGACCTCGACCAGCTCGTCGGGATGACCGACGTGCCGGACCGCCGCGTAACGACCGGCCGGCAGGACGGCGGCGAACAGGTCCCCCGGCTCGTCGTCGGCGACCTTCACGACCTCGGCGACCGGCACCCCGGCCTCGATCTCGAATTCCCGCTCCATGTCGATCACGTTGTATCTCAGGAACGGCGCTCCGACCGGCGCGATCTGCCGGGCGGCGAGCCAGCCGAAGAGCTCTGGAATCCGGTCGGCGACGACGCCGAAGGTCTGCATCGTGACCCGGCCAGCTATTGCAACGTACGGCTGCTCCGGCCGCACCACGACGGTCGGCTCGTCGCCCATCCGTGCCCTCCCTACCTCGTCGTCCCCTACCTCGTCGTCCCCTACCTCGTCGTCCCCTACCTCGTCGTCCCCTACCTCGTCGTCCCGGCCGCACCCACCGGTCCGCCCGACGCTACCGGCCCGGTACGACACCGACCGGGCGGTCACCGATCGAGTGCGGCGGCGAGCCGCCGGGCCT
The nucleotide sequence above comes from Plantactinospora soyae. Encoded proteins:
- a CDS encoding anti-sigma factor family protein yields the protein MTHPEELLAAFVAGTLPDERAGQVARHLAECRGCAEEAAAWRRVAGAVGEHVAAVAVPPAGLLDAVLSRLPERRRTRRQGIGDEGARTVVPRYSGVLGAAAPARAVRILTHQRRLIDRRIWPVAGVVLGVGTGFAAWVPPGSSGSVLAIVMPLVAALGLAAACGSGADPAGELIAASPTGVRAVLLARLTVVLGTIFATASVASLGLAWFDTGGPLGLFAAWLGPMALLSAVSFALSVLWRPAIGIGVVTTLWALRMLAGSGSGAVDGAMDQLVEFLWQTSGPILLVAALLIAGTVAVVPYLPTAPARAYGR
- a CDS encoding RNA polymerase sigma factor → MDDVDRSLLHRVADGDQRALEALYARHGQPLLAYAQGLLADRGRAEEALQDTFLALWRGADSFEARSTVRTWLFGICRRQALGRLPGKRPAPLPMEAAAEVPAGEPGPEAVALARADARAVATALAGLAPAQREVLDLAFGAGLAHAEIAEVLGIPVGTVKSRLFHARAVLARALPVDAAMARISGRETGR
- a CDS encoding asparaginase, with the protein product MSSLKARLRPTPRRLTAVLVPVLTAALTATVVTLVQRSPEPAALALPPISGAVSAVTGPTEIRSVAYGQAVAAAKARKPKVTVIGTGGTISGVATSRSSFTDYQSGRVAIGDMVARLQPEIGQVADVTTVQFGNKGSGSYTIAEFHALTLAVETALKTSDGVVVTSGTDTMEEFAYWLDLTVQNRKPVVMTGAMRPWAAVTPDGPQVIGADGPANLYNSIVLAASQSTYCYGTVLLLGDEFHAARDVTKTSSYRMDTFQTRELGVLGWIDGPNIKVGRAPARVDDCDAKQRWTTPFNLSRIAPTAVPRTEVVYGYQQAGGEAITAFADAGVKGIVTAGTGSGGLSSAQSAARTAAAAKGVVFVSTTRTGSGSVYGGSSTSPIIAGDDLLPQKARLLLMLSLAFAPNDVPKVRDWVTTLGNPEWNTVPRGSPRD
- a CDS encoding GyrI-like domain-containing protein produces the protein MTARSVSYRAGSVGRTGGCGRDDEVGDDEVGDDEVGDDEVGDDEVGRARMGDEPTVVVRPEQPYVAIAGRVTMQTFGVVADRIPELFGWLAARQIAPVGAPFLRYNVIDMEREFEIEAGVPVAEVVKVADDEPGDLFAAVLPAGRYAAVRHVGHPDELVEVNRRLLDWAEHRGLRWDVSDTERGQRWGCRTETYETDPRVEADPHNWTIALAFRLAD